The following coding sequences are from one Gemmatimonadaceae bacterium window:
- a CDS encoding type IV pilus twitching motility protein PilT, protein MPQLDRLLSAVISNRADALTLDEGDPAKLEVQGAARAVTKSPLTAQQVVGLLKEIAPPDAGRALDTTKAANFTYTFADGAFAVRAAQEGGKWRARITPGSGVPSAEQEGSGFDPLAGLQSGTSMFTPVEPAPRVTSRPTPASPRPAAPATLTPIAAMPNVARPSAPPMATVPTPAHAVTPPSASAPGASANAALDHVHDFEGSEEAKATIEQLLRTTVERSASDLHLRCGEPPIIRLHGEMHRLEGWDALENAHLDSMLRSIMPERNRIEFHDSNDTDFAHEIPGCARFRANALKDRMGVAGVFRQIPSQVVTVDQMQISTEVQHLCYLTKGLVLVTGPTGSGKSTTLCALIDMVNRVRNDHVITIEDPIEFVHPNKNCIITQRQVGVHTKSFKSALRAALREDPDIVLVGELRDLETVSIAIETAETGHLVFGTLHTTTAPGTIDRIIDQFPADRQEQIRIMLSDSLKGVISQTLCKKIGGGRVAAREILLSIPAVANLIREAKTFQIHSIMQTSRRLGMVTLNDALIEHVDGGRVEPKEAYMKAVDKLNFMSMLKQRGLDVSFAESDLASQGQGKANETPVSKPAVKAGAKR, encoded by the coding sequence ATGCCTCAACTCGACCGTCTTCTTTCCGCAGTCATCAGCAACAGGGCGGATGCCCTGACGCTCGACGAGGGCGACCCGGCGAAGCTCGAGGTTCAGGGCGCCGCGCGCGCCGTGACGAAGTCGCCGCTCACCGCGCAGCAGGTGGTGGGACTGCTGAAGGAGATCGCACCGCCGGATGCCGGTCGAGCGCTCGACACGACCAAGGCGGCCAATTTCACTTACACGTTCGCCGACGGCGCGTTCGCGGTACGAGCCGCGCAAGAGGGAGGCAAGTGGCGGGCGCGTATCACGCCGGGAAGTGGCGTGCCGAGTGCCGAGCAAGAAGGTAGCGGCTTCGATCCGTTGGCTGGTCTCCAGAGCGGCACATCGATGTTCACACCGGTCGAGCCGGCCCCACGCGTCACTTCTCGGCCGACGCCCGCGTCGCCACGGCCGGCGGCGCCCGCGACGCTGACACCGATCGCGGCAATGCCTAACGTGGCTCGGCCCAGTGCGCCTCCAATGGCGACCGTACCGACGCCCGCGCACGCCGTGACTCCGCCATCGGCGTCAGCGCCGGGCGCGAGCGCGAATGCGGCGCTGGACCACGTTCACGACTTCGAGGGCAGCGAGGAGGCGAAAGCGACGATCGAGCAGTTGCTGCGCACGACGGTCGAACGAAGCGCCTCGGATCTGCACTTGCGCTGCGGTGAGCCGCCGATCATTCGCCTGCACGGCGAGATGCACCGTCTCGAAGGATGGGACGCACTCGAGAACGCGCATCTCGACAGCATGCTTCGCTCGATCATGCCCGAGCGCAATCGGATCGAGTTCCACGACTCGAACGACACGGACTTCGCGCATGAGATTCCTGGCTGCGCACGTTTCCGTGCGAATGCGCTCAAAGATCGCATGGGAGTCGCGGGCGTCTTCCGGCAGATTCCTTCGCAGGTCGTGACTGTCGATCAGATGCAGATCTCGACGGAGGTGCAGCATCTCTGCTACCTGACGAAAGGCTTGGTGCTGGTGACGGGTCCGACGGGTTCGGGCAAGTCGACGACGCTGTGCGCGCTGATCGACATGGTGAATCGCGTCCGTAATGATCACGTGATCACGATCGAGGATCCGATCGAGTTCGTGCACCCGAATAAGAACTGCATCATCACGCAGCGACAGGTCGGAGTTCACACCAAGTCGTTCAAGAGCGCGCTGCGCGCCGCGCTTCGTGAGGATCCGGACATCGTGCTCGTCGGTGAATTGCGCGACCTGGAGACCGTCTCGATCGCGATCGAGACGGCGGAAACGGGCCACCTCGTCTTCGGAACACTGCACACGACCACGGCGCCAGGCACGATCGACCGCATCATCGATCAGTTTCCAGCGGATCGACAAGAGCAGATTCGCATCATGCTCTCCGATTCGCTCAAGGGCGTCATCTCGCAAACGTTATGCAAGAAGATCGGCGGCGGCCGCGTCGCGGCGCGCGAGATTCTGTTGTCGATTCCAGCCGTCGCAAATCTCATTCGTGAGGCAAAGACGTTCCAGATTCACTCGATCATGCAGACGTCGCGCCGTCTCGGCATGGTGACGCTGAACGACGCGCTCATCGAGCACGTCGACGGTGGACGCGTCGAGCCGAAGGAAGCGTACATGAAGGCCGTGGACAAACTGAACTTCATGTCGATGCTCAAGCAGCGCGGCCTCGACGTATCGTTCGCGGAATCCGATCTCGCGAGCC